A genome region from Methylohalobius crimeensis 10Ki includes the following:
- the ureE gene encoding urease accessory protein UreE, with product MLKVSGFASPGSVPGDTITLSYQMRQKSRLLVRTEGGFEAGIFLPRGTVLRDGDLLAAEDGRTIRIRAALEPVSVARTEDPWLFARACYHLGNRHVALQIGAGELRYLADHVLDDLVRGLGLPVELMRLTFEPEGGAYPTHSHAH from the coding sequence ATGTTGAAAGTATCGGGATTTGCCTCGCCGGGGTCGGTGCCCGGCGATACGATCACCTTGAGCTATCAAATGCGCCAGAAAAGTCGCCTCTTGGTGAGGACCGAGGGCGGGTTCGAGGCGGGAATCTTCCTTCCCCGCGGGACGGTGCTCCGGGATGGGGATCTGCTCGCCGCGGAAGACGGCCGGACCATCCGCATCCGGGCCGCGCTCGAACCGGTTTCGGTGGCCCGGACCGAAGACCCGTGGTTGTTCGCAAGAGCGTGTTATCACTTGGGCAACCGGCATGTGGCGCTTCAAATCGGAGCGGGGGAATTACGCTATCTCGCCGATCATGTCCTGGACGATTTGGTCCGCGGATTGGGTTTGCCGGTGGAATTGATGCGGCTAACTTTCGAGCCCGAGGGCGGGGCGTATCCTACCCATTCCCATGCTCACTGA
- a CDS encoding urease subunit beta: MIPGEILVADGDIELNEGREVLVLTVENTGDRPVQVGSHYHFYEANSGLRFDRARARGFRLDLPAGTAVRFEPGQSREVRLVPFGGHRRVYGFQQQIMGDL, translated from the coding sequence ATGATACCGGGGGAAATTTTGGTGGCCGATGGGGATATCGAGCTTAACGAAGGTCGGGAAGTCCTTGTCCTGACGGTCGAAAATACCGGGGATCGCCCGGTTCAGGTGGGTTCCCATTACCACTTTTACGAAGCCAATTCGGGGCTCCGCTTCGACCGCGCCCGCGCCCGCGGGTTTCGCCTGGACCTGCCGGCGGGCACCGCGGTGCGCTTCGAGCCCGGGCAGTCGCGCGAGGTGCGCCTGGTGCCCTTCGGCGGCCACCGGCGGGTTTACGGCTTTCAGCAGCAGATCATGGGGGATCTATGA
- the ureC gene encoding urease subunit alpha: MTRINRQAYAEMYGPTVGDRVRLADTELFIEVEEDRTLYGDEVKFGGGKVIRDGMGQSQAGSDRAVDTVITNALIADHWGIVKADVGIKHGRIAAIGKAGNPDTQTGVTVVIGPGTEVIAGEGQILTAGGIDSHIHFVCPQLAEEALMSGVTTLLGGGTGPATGTNATTCTPGPWNIGRMLQAADGLPVNIGLLGKGNASLPHALEEQVRAGAMGLKLHEDWGTTPAAIDCCLEVADRFDVQVAIHTDTLNESGFVENTLAAFKGRTIHTYHTEGAGGGHAPDIIRACGEPNVLPSSTNPTRPFTANTVDEHLDMLMVCHHLDPGIAEDVAFAESRIRPETIAAEDILHDLGAFSMIASDSQAMGRVGEVILRSWQTAHKMKMQRGSLPEDPARHDNFRVKRYLAKYTINPAIAHGIAHEVGSVEVGKLADLVLWKPAFFGVKPGLIVKGGMIAAAPMGDPNASIPTPQPVHYRYMFGAFGGALAATAMTFLSRAGIESAVAERCGLRKMIGVSSGNREIGKADMIHNDYLPHIEVDPQTYVVRADGDVLACDPAETLPLAQRYFLF, from the coding sequence ATGACTCGGATCAATCGACAAGCCTATGCGGAAATGTACGGACCGACGGTGGGAGACCGGGTGCGCTTGGCCGACACCGAACTTTTCATCGAAGTCGAGGAGGATCGCACGCTTTACGGCGACGAGGTGAAGTTCGGCGGCGGCAAGGTGATCCGCGACGGCATGGGGCAAAGCCAGGCGGGATCGGATAGGGCGGTGGACACGGTGATCACCAATGCGCTGATCGCCGATCACTGGGGCATCGTCAAGGCCGACGTGGGGATCAAGCACGGTCGCATCGCCGCCATCGGCAAGGCGGGCAATCCGGATACCCAGACCGGGGTGACGGTGGTCATCGGACCGGGCACCGAGGTGATCGCCGGGGAGGGGCAGATCCTCACCGCCGGCGGTATCGATTCCCATATTCACTTCGTCTGCCCGCAGCTGGCGGAGGAAGCCCTGATGTCCGGCGTCACCACCCTACTCGGCGGCGGCACCGGACCCGCTACCGGAACCAACGCCACCACTTGCACGCCGGGGCCTTGGAATATCGGGCGCATGCTCCAGGCCGCCGACGGTCTGCCCGTGAATATCGGGCTGTTGGGCAAGGGCAACGCCAGCCTTCCGCACGCTTTGGAAGAACAGGTTCGGGCCGGCGCCATGGGTCTCAAGCTGCACGAGGATTGGGGAACCACCCCGGCCGCCATCGATTGTTGTCTGGAGGTTGCCGACCGCTTCGATGTGCAGGTGGCGATCCACACCGATACCCTCAACGAATCGGGTTTCGTCGAGAATACCTTGGCGGCGTTCAAAGGGCGGACCATTCATACCTATCACACCGAAGGGGCGGGCGGCGGTCATGCGCCGGACATCATCCGGGCCTGCGGCGAGCCCAACGTGTTGCCGTCCTCCACCAATCCGACCCGTCCCTTTACCGCCAATACGGTGGACGAGCATTTGGATATGCTGATGGTCTGCCATCATTTGGATCCGGGGATCGCCGAGGACGTGGCCTTCGCCGAATCGCGGATTCGACCGGAAACCATCGCCGCCGAGGATATCCTTCATGATTTGGGGGCCTTTTCCATGATCGCCTCCGATTCCCAAGCCATGGGTCGGGTGGGGGAAGTCATCCTGCGGAGCTGGCAGACCGCCCACAAGATGAAGATGCAGCGGGGCAGTCTCCCGGAGGACCCGGCCCGTCACGACAATTTCCGCGTGAAGCGTTATCTCGCCAAATACACCATCAATCCGGCCATCGCGCACGGCATCGCGCACGAGGTGGGATCGGTGGAGGTGGGCAAATTGGCGGACCTGGTGCTGTGGAAGCCGGCCTTCTTCGGCGTCAAGCCCGGTTTGATCGTCAAAGGCGGAATGATCGCGGCGGCGCCCATGGGCGATCCCAACGCTTCCATTCCCACCCCCCAGCCGGTTCACTACCGCTATATGTTCGGCGCCTTCGGCGGCGCCTTGGCGGCCACCGCCATGACGTTTCTTTCCCGCGCCGGAATCGAATCGGCGGTGGCGGAACGATGCGGTTTGCGGAAGATGATCGGCGTCTCATCGGGCAATCGAGAGATCGGCAAGGCCGACATGATTCACAACGATTATCTGCCCCATATCGAGGTGGACCCCCAAACCTATGTGGTGCGGGCGGACGGAGATGTGCTCGCGTGCGATCCCGCCGAGACGCTGCCCCTGGCGCAGCGGTATTTTTTGTTTTGA
- a CDS encoding metallophosphoesterase family protein, translating to MPDKPPRWRSRQEFFQDMGKGNRWRGGLPLKHRASIFPNDFERLHRLRADVLVTHEAPTSHRHGFLAIDELAREMGVKKIFHRHHHQDYNAKIDGGIEVRGVGLANVVDLDGRQMVETIQDKRQSSKNRMTFSAFKVS from the coding sequence ATGCCGGACAAGCCCCCTCGATGGCGGTCAAGGCAGGAATTTTTCCAAGATATGGGCAAGGGCAATCGTTGGCGGGGTGGGTTGCCACTTAAGCATCGGGCTTCCATTTTTCCAAACGATTTCGAGCGTCTACACCGGCTGCGGGCAGATGTGCTGGTCACGCACGAAGCTCCGACAAGCCACCGGCATGGTTTCCTTGCCATTGACGAGTTGGCCCGGGAAATGGGCGTTAAAAAAATTTTTCACAGGCATCATCACCAAGATTACAATGCAAAAATTGACGGCGGAATTGAAGTCCGCGGCGTCGGCCTGGCAAACGTAGTCGATCTCGATGGGCGGCAGATGGTGGAAACGATTCAAGACAAAAGGCAATCCAGCAAAAACCGAATGACCTTTTCGGCTTTCAAGGTATCGTAA
- a CDS encoding type II toxin-antitoxin system HicB family antitoxin, whose product MLTVEVEREEDGRYIAEVLELPGVLTYGSDRAEAIAKAEALALRVLAERLEHGEDIPDLIAA is encoded by the coding sequence ATGCTCACCGTTGAAGTAGAACGCGAAGAAGATGGACGCTATATCGCAGAAGTTCTCGAACTCCCCGGCGTCCTGACCTATGGATCGGATCGGGCCGAAGCGATCGCCAAAGCCGAAGCCTTGGCCTTGCGGGTACTAGCGGAGCGTTTGGAGCATGGCGAAGACATACCCGACTTGATTGCCGCGTGA
- a CDS encoding AAA family ATPase — protein sequence MSDWDPYNEIDRRTYENAYVLRVYTLRKFGRCFYPCPISEAAVEAVEKFNVLELGSVVEAGRAAGLVAETLANDHPDLALMWAKFALDAGDISCLREVTKIARKGGVEFLNIGEVDAFMTGNFKCLIRDIEIPPMPANEEDPTPRITVAAVPDDDDDYDIRRFADLWKYPTPLSVVPDLYKVASHLDETFPWFRSTTDSILNDLASRAWGNGIVKLPPILLFGPPGIGKSLYATELADAFGVPSVLFPAAGKCDDRGLIGSARGWGSATPGLVLETINTYKVANPVLIVDELDKAGGSDHNGGMHRSLLQLLEPSTACRYYDDYLKASCDFSYVSWVFTCNEYKLIPTPLLSRLRVFHLQGPKKESDYRAIIRLAAEKFAKRRGITAESMPQLSEPDFDLLFRYAKSPRLLARATETMLSTMIAKPAGKLH from the coding sequence ATGAGTGATTGGGATCCCTATAATGAAATCGACCGGAGAACATACGAAAATGCGTATGTGCTGAGGGTGTACACGCTGCGGAAATTCGGGCGGTGCTTTTACCCATGCCCAATTTCCGAGGCGGCTGTTGAAGCTGTCGAGAAATTCAACGTGCTCGAACTTGGGAGCGTAGTCGAGGCCGGCCGGGCCGCCGGCCTGGTTGCCGAAACACTCGCGAATGATCACCCGGATCTCGCCCTGATGTGGGCAAAATTTGCGCTCGACGCTGGCGACATCTCATGCCTGCGAGAAGTTACCAAGATCGCTCGAAAAGGCGGGGTCGAATTCCTGAACATTGGGGAAGTGGATGCATTTATGACAGGAAATTTCAAATGCCTGATCAGAGACATTGAGATCCCGCCGATGCCGGCCAACGAAGAGGATCCGACCCCAAGAATCACCGTCGCCGCCGTTCCGGACGACGATGACGATTATGACATTAGGCGGTTCGCAGACCTGTGGAAGTACCCGACCCCTCTATCAGTTGTCCCGGACCTTTATAAAGTCGCCAGTCATTTAGATGAAACGTTTCCCTGGTTCAGATCGACAACAGATTCAATCTTGAACGACCTCGCTTCCAGAGCTTGGGGAAACGGTATCGTCAAATTGCCCCCGATCTTGTTGTTTGGGCCGCCAGGAATTGGGAAATCGCTGTATGCCACCGAACTCGCAGATGCGTTTGGGGTGCCTTCAGTCCTTTTCCCCGCTGCCGGCAAATGCGATGACCGCGGGTTGATAGGCAGCGCTCGCGGCTGGGGTAGCGCGACTCCGGGGCTCGTGCTCGAAACCATTAATACCTATAAAGTCGCGAACCCTGTTCTCATTGTCGATGAGCTCGACAAAGCTGGGGGCAGTGACCACAACGGTGGCATGCATAGATCTTTGCTTCAGCTTCTTGAGCCGTCGACTGCTTGCAGGTACTACGACGATTACCTGAAAGCGTCATGCGATTTCAGTTATGTCTCGTGGGTGTTTACCTGCAACGAATACAAATTGATTCCGACTCCGCTGCTTTCCCGTCTTCGTGTATTTCATCTCCAGGGACCCAAGAAGGAAAGCGATTATCGAGCAATCATCAGGTTAGCGGCGGAAAAATTTGCAAAACGGCGTGGTATTACCGCAGAAAGCATGCCCCAGCTTTCTGAACCTGACTTCGACTTGCTTTTTCGTTATGCGAAATCACCAAGGCTTCTAGCCCGGGCGACTGAGACGATGCTTTCCACCATGATTGCGAAGCCGGCCGGCAAACTCCACTAA
- a CDS encoding type II toxin-antitoxin system RelE family toxin — protein sequence MRVGDYRIIYRIEDNRLLVLILKVGHRREVYR from the coding sequence GTGCGCGTTGGAGATTACCGGATCATCTACCGCATTGAAGATAACAGGCTGTTGGTACTCATTCTGAAAGTCGGCCACCGAAGGGAAGTTTATCGTTGA
- the ureA gene encoding urease subunit gamma: MQLTPREKDKLLLFTAALLAERRKAKGLKLNQPEAVAYISAALLEGAREGRRVAELMDYGRTLLDRNDVMDGVAEMIPEVQVEATFPDGTKLVTVHNPIV, encoded by the coding sequence ATGCAACTGACACCCAGAGAAAAAGATAAGCTATTGCTTTTCACCGCCGCCTTGTTGGCCGAACGGCGCAAGGCCAAGGGGTTGAAGCTCAATCAGCCGGAAGCGGTGGCCTATATCAGCGCCGCGCTGCTGGAAGGCGCCCGGGAGGGTCGCCGCGTGGCGGAACTGATGGACTACGGGCGGACCCTGCTGGATCGAAACGACGTTATGGACGGCGTGGCGGAAATGATCCCGGAGGTTCAGGTGGAAGCCACGTTTCCGGACGGCACCAAGCTGGTCACGGTGCACAATCCGATCGTTTGA
- a CDS encoding metallophosphoesterase family protein, whose translation MIFFVGDPHGRFQPIIDCVQTHRPDAVILLGDMTPDRPLDEVLAPILDVTEVYWIPVNHDGDRDEWYDRVFGSGLAERNIHGRVVQIGNIRIAGLGGVFRGKIWFPKDNSDTHGWPTKKKNGSGRWEKAIAGVVGCHGSTGSRFSLANSIGSSLTGPMSW comes from the coding sequence ATGATTTTCTTCGTCGGCGATCCTCATGGCCGGTTCCAGCCAATTATCGATTGCGTCCAAACCCATCGGCCCGATGCCGTGATCCTTTTGGGCGACATGACCCCGGACCGGCCGCTGGATGAGGTTTTGGCGCCAATTCTGGATGTGACCGAAGTCTACTGGATCCCAGTCAACCATGATGGCGACCGGGATGAATGGTACGACCGTGTTTTCGGATCCGGTTTAGCCGAGCGCAATATTCACGGCCGCGTAGTCCAAATCGGCAACATCCGGATTGCCGGACTTGGCGGCGTGTTCCGCGGCAAGATCTGGTTTCCAAAGGACAACTCCGACACCCATGGCTGGCCGACAAAAAAAAAGAATGGTTCCGGTCGATGGGAAAAGGCAATCGCTGGCGTGGTGGGATGCCACGGAAGCACCGGGTCACGATTTTCCCTTGCGAATTCGATAGGCTCAAGCTTAACCGGGCCCATGTCCTGGTGA
- the ureG gene encoding urease accessory protein UreG, with protein MTEREILRVGIGGPVGSGKTALVDALCKVMRDRYRIAVVTNDIYTREDQEFLIRSQALPEERIVGVETGGCPHTAIREDASMNLAAVEDLCRRFPDLDCVLVESGGDNLSATFSPELADLTIYVIDVAAGDKIPRKGGPGITRSDLLVINKTDLAPHVGASLEVMERDAGKMRGDRPFVFTNLKNCEGLSEVVAFIAQQGMLGR; from the coding sequence ATGACAGAACGAGAGATTTTGAGAGTGGGCATCGGGGGACCGGTGGGCTCGGGCAAGACCGCGCTGGTGGATGCTCTGTGCAAGGTCATGCGCGACCGTTACCGGATCGCCGTCGTGACCAACGATATTTACACCCGCGAGGATCAGGAATTTTTGATTCGCAGCCAAGCGCTTCCGGAGGAACGGATCGTGGGAGTGGAAACGGGGGGATGCCCCCACACCGCGATTCGGGAAGATGCTTCCATGAACCTCGCGGCAGTGGAGGATTTGTGCCGGCGATTTCCGGATCTGGACTGTGTCCTGGTGGAAAGCGGCGGCGATAACCTGAGCGCCACCTTCAGCCCGGAATTGGCCGATCTTACGATTTATGTGATCGACGTGGCCGCCGGGGACAAGATTCCGCGCAAAGGCGGTCCCGGCATTACCCGTTCCGATCTGCTGGTGATCAACAAGACCGATCTCGCTCCTCACGTCGGGGCATCGCTCGAGGTGATGGAGCGCGACGCCGGCAAGATGCGGGGAGATCGGCCGTTCGTTTTCACCAACCTGAAGAATTGCGAAGGGCTGTCGGAGGTGGTGGCATTTATCGCCCAGCAGGGAATGTTGGGACGCTGA
- a CDS encoding type II toxin-antitoxin system HicA family toxin, giving the protein MRTGWKVKRQSGSHRTLERPGWQDVVFAFHDSEEIGPRMMARIAKQAGLKPEDL; this is encoded by the coding sequence ATGCGTACTGGTTGGAAGGTAAAGCGGCAATCAGGTTCACATCGAACATTGGAACGACCAGGTTGGCAAGACGTCGTTTTCGCCTTCCACGATAGCGAAGAGATCGGGCCACGGATGATGGCGCGCATAGCAAAACAGGCCGGCCTTAAGCCTGAAGACCTGTAA
- a CDS encoding urease accessory protein UreF: MLTDLALVRLLQLASPALPIGLYSYSQGMERAVEDGWIRNRGQAGEWIGGLLAQSQARIDAPLLIRLHRAWVDGDDAALARWSKQLQSFRETAELRAEDRQGGQALARLLTGLEVSRAQPWIVRPDATLATSFSLAAANWDIPELETAIGYLWSWLENQVLCAVKLVPLGQADGQRLLTELGEGIPELAKRALELDDEEIGGNAFGLALSSSRHEVQYSRLFRS; the protein is encoded by the coding sequence ATGCTCACTGATCTGGCTTTGGTGAGGCTGTTACAGCTGGCCAGTCCCGCCCTGCCCATCGGCCTCTACAGTTATTCCCAGGGCATGGAACGGGCGGTGGAGGACGGTTGGATCCGCAACCGGGGACAGGCCGGCGAGTGGATCGGCGGGCTGCTGGCGCAAAGCCAGGCGCGGATCGATGCACCGCTGCTGATTCGTCTCCACCGGGCATGGGTGGACGGCGATGACGCGGCATTGGCGCGATGGAGCAAGCAACTTCAATCATTCCGGGAAACGGCGGAACTCAGGGCGGAGGACCGCCAGGGCGGCCAGGCTTTGGCCAGGCTCTTGACCGGGCTAGAAGTGAGCCGGGCGCAGCCGTGGATCGTTCGACCCGATGCGACCCTCGCCACCTCCTTCAGCCTGGCGGCGGCGAATTGGGACATTCCCGAGCTTGAAACGGCCATCGGCTATTTATGGAGCTGGCTGGAAAATCAGGTGCTGTGCGCCGTCAAGCTGGTACCGCTGGGGCAGGCGGACGGCCAGCGGCTGCTCACCGAATTGGGGGAAGGGATTCCCGAACTGGCGAAACGCGCCCTCGAACTGGACGACGAGGAAATCGGCGGGAACGCCTTCGGTTTGGCTCTCTCCAGCAGTCGGCACGAGGTTCAGTATTCGCGTCTCTTTCGGTCTTGA
- a CDS encoding toxin-antitoxin system TumE family protein, with protein sequence MQAELLFRKRQLLSETTFVEIVIWRVPEPVRGSCHHFKYRLALVSEGLCRIRYDNEAGKGDHKHIEDREVPYCFIDLEALQVDFWTDVEAWRASK encoded by the coding sequence ATGCAGGCCGAACTACTATTCCGCAAGCGCCAATTACTGTCGGAGACGACCTTTGTTGAAATCGTGATTTGGCGTGTACCCGAGCCGGTACGTGGCAGCTGCCATCACTTCAAATATCGCTTAGCGCTTGTATCGGAAGGACTTTGCCGGATTCGTTACGACAACGAAGCAGGCAAAGGTGACCATAAACATATTGAGGATCGAGAGGTTCCGTATTGCTTCATTGATCTGGAAGCGTTGCAGGTGGATTTTTGGACGGATGTTGAAGCGTGGAGGGCATCAAAATGA
- a CDS encoding type II toxin-antitoxin system HicB family antitoxin: MQTDHYTYRVTWSTEDGEYVGLCAEFPSLSWLAKTPEKALRGIRKLVSEVLSDMEDAGETLPVPLADKRYSGEFRVRIPPEVHRALAIQAAEQGVSLNRLVSAKLAANST; the protein is encoded by the coding sequence ATGCAGACTGACCACTATACATACCGCGTCACCTGGTCCACCGAGGATGGTGAATACGTGGGCTTGTGCGCGGAATTCCCTTCGCTGTCGTGGCTGGCGAAAACCCCGGAGAAAGCCCTTCGGGGGATTCGCAAGTTGGTCTCCGAGGTGCTTTCCGACATGGAAGACGCCGGCGAAACCCTGCCCGTTCCATTGGCGGACAAGCGCTACAGCGGCGAATTTCGCGTTCGTATCCCGCCGGAAGTCCATCGAGCCTTGGCGATCCAAGCCGCCGAACAAGGTGTGAGCCTCAACCGATTGGTCAGCGCTAAACTCGCCGCAAACTCGACATGA
- a CDS encoding tyrosine-type recombinase/integrase — MALTDSAIRNTKSGERDIWLTEKSRRGEARLTLRITSGGAKIFYLRYTNSSGKRELIRLGHYDREGKKGLTLKAAGEQAATLKLLYQQGIKDLKKHIEQEERRRQEEEERKHTGTFESLLDAYEENLEGRVSKSDVSNIIRNHVREAFPDLCKRPASQITPGDIREILARLIEQGKGRTASKLRSFLLAAFNQAIRSKFDPTTSIQSTGFLIESNPVAATPALSQFNRARDRTLTWKELVFYHGVLLENRGSALHEGLLVALYLGGQRISQLFRLRPENIDLGSSVLTLYDPKGRRHQARPHVLPVTDPVRAILERRLQLNDEWIFSSHGKKPVHPDSGTKLVSQISGGRYSMGDIRRTCETFLGDTQIMRDLAASKDLRAQIQSHGLNGIQDRHYDRNLYLHDKRRVLEAWAKRLQGSGGGHE, encoded by the coding sequence ATGGCTCTCACGGATTCTGCGATTCGAAACACCAAGTCGGGCGAACGTGATATTTGGCTGACCGAAAAATCTCGACGGGGCGAAGCCCGGCTTACTCTGAGAATCACTTCTGGTGGTGCCAAAATATTTTATTTGCGCTACACGAATTCTAGCGGAAAGCGGGAACTGATTCGCCTCGGTCACTACGATCGAGAAGGCAAAAAAGGATTGACTCTGAAGGCAGCCGGGGAGCAGGCCGCCACCCTCAAGCTTTTATACCAACAGGGAATAAAAGACCTAAAAAAGCACATTGAGCAAGAAGAACGCCGTCGACAGGAAGAAGAGGAACGCAAACACACCGGCACTTTCGAATCGCTGTTGGACGCTTATGAAGAAAATCTGGAGGGCAGGGTATCCAAATCTGACGTAAGCAATATCATTAGAAACCACGTTAGAGAAGCGTTTCCTGATTTATGTAAACGCCCGGCATCCCAGATCACCCCGGGCGATATCCGTGAGATCCTGGCCCGACTAATCGAACAAGGGAAGGGGAGAACCGCCTCGAAGCTGAGATCGTTTCTCCTGGCCGCTTTCAATCAAGCGATTCGGTCTAAATTCGATCCGACCACGTCAATTCAAAGCACCGGATTCCTGATCGAATCCAACCCGGTTGCCGCCACACCGGCACTTAGCCAGTTTAATCGAGCGCGGGACCGGACACTCACTTGGAAGGAGCTGGTTTTCTATCATGGGGTCCTACTTGAAAATCGAGGAAGCGCCCTGCATGAAGGCCTGCTTGTTGCCTTGTACTTGGGTGGCCAACGGATTTCACAGCTATTCCGATTGCGCCCCGAAAATATCGATCTTGGTAGTAGCGTGCTTACTCTTTATGACCCGAAGGGTCGGCGTCATCAAGCCCGCCCCCATGTGCTTCCGGTCACTGATCCGGTCCGCGCCATCCTGGAGCGGCGGCTTCAATTGAATGATGAATGGATTTTCTCCTCACATGGAAAAAAACCGGTTCATCCAGATAGCGGGACCAAATTGGTTTCTCAGATAAGCGGTGGCCGTTATTCAATGGGGGACATCCGTCGAACCTGCGAAACCTTTCTGGGTGACACTCAAATCATGAGGGACCTTGCCGCCAGCAAGGATTTGCGGGCCCAGATACAGAGCCATGGACTCAATGGCATTCAGGACAGGCATTACGACCGCAACTTGTATCTCCATGACAAACGCCGAGTCTTGGAAGCATGGGCAAAGCGACTTCAAGGAAGCGGTGGCGGTCATGAGTGA